A stretch of the Trichocoleus desertorum ATA4-8-CV12 genome encodes the following:
- the purL gene encoding phosphoribosylformylglycinamidine synthase subunit PurL — translation MSAISSAPFSPEEIASEGIKPEEYEEIVDRLGRHPNKAELGMFGVMWSEHCCYKNSRPLLKQFPTEGDRILVGPGENAGVVDLGDGLQLAFKIESHNHPSAVEPFQGAATGVGGILRDIFTMGARPIAILNSLRFGSLDDAKTRRLFNGVVSGISHYGNCVGVPTVGGEVYFDPAYSGNPLVNAMALGLMETSDIVKSGANGIGNPVLYVGSTTGRDGMGGASFASAELSDESMDDRPAVQVGDPFLEKSLIEACLEAFKTGAVVAAQDMGAAGITCSTSEMAAKGGVGIELNLDLIPVRETGMVPYEYLLSESQERMLFVAHKGREQELIDIFERWGLHAVVAGTVIQEPIVRILFQGEVAAEIPATALADNTPIYHRELMAEPPEYARKAWEWTSDRLPPCSAAGIELAGNNKTWNEVLFQLLETPTIASKRWVYRQYDHQVQNNTVLMPGGADAAVVRVRPINSSPAQANTGVAATVDCNPRYVYLHPYEGAKAAVAEAARNLSCVGAEPLAVTDNLNFGSPEKPIGYWQLAEACRGLAEACAEFKTPVTGGNVSLYNETLDSEGKPQPIYPTPVVGMVGLVPDLNRICGQGWQAAGDRIYLLGLRLDNPDSEAITLGASEYLAAIHNTVAGKPPVVDFNLERQVQAVCREGIRQGWVRSAHDCAEGGIAIALAESCISGQKGAEITLDISASEPASLRWDQLLFGEGGARILVSVAPDQAANWETYLQEHLGEHWQNLGQVGNPNAGLRISTRPSVPVIDVSIADMSDRWLNAIERRLAV, via the coding sequence ATGTCCGCCATTTCCTCGGCTCCGTTTTCTCCGGAAGAAATTGCTTCAGAAGGTATCAAACCAGAAGAATACGAAGAAATTGTCGATCGCTTGGGTCGGCATCCTAACAAAGCCGAGCTGGGCATGTTCGGGGTGATGTGGTCCGAGCACTGCTGTTACAAAAACTCTCGGCCTCTGCTCAAGCAATTTCCCACGGAAGGCGATCGCATCTTGGTGGGCCCTGGAGAAAACGCTGGAGTCGTGGATTTGGGCGATGGCCTCCAGTTGGCCTTCAAGATCGAATCTCACAACCACCCGTCAGCCGTGGAGCCGTTCCAAGGGGCCGCAACTGGGGTCGGCGGGATTCTGCGCGACATCTTTACAATGGGGGCTCGTCCGATCGCAATTCTCAACTCCTTACGCTTCGGCTCCCTCGATGATGCTAAAACTCGGCGCTTGTTTAACGGCGTGGTATCAGGCATTTCCCACTACGGCAATTGTGTCGGTGTACCCACTGTAGGCGGTGAGGTTTACTTTGACCCTGCCTATTCTGGCAATCCTTTGGTCAACGCGATGGCCTTGGGGTTAATGGAAACCTCAGACATCGTTAAATCAGGAGCTAACGGCATTGGCAACCCTGTGTTGTATGTTGGTTCCACCACAGGGCGCGATGGCATGGGTGGAGCCAGCTTTGCCAGTGCCGAACTCAGCGACGAGTCAATGGACGATCGCCCAGCGGTGCAAGTGGGTGATCCGTTCTTAGAGAAATCCTTGATTGAAGCTTGCCTCGAAGCCTTCAAAACTGGGGCGGTGGTCGCGGCTCAGGATATGGGCGCGGCAGGGATTACCTGCTCCACCTCCGAGATGGCGGCTAAGGGTGGTGTAGGGATTGAGCTGAACTTGGATCTGATTCCGGTGCGCGAGACTGGCATGGTGCCCTACGAGTATCTGCTCTCTGAGTCGCAGGAGCGGATGCTGTTTGTGGCCCACAAAGGCCGTGAGCAAGAATTAATTGATATCTTTGAGCGTTGGGGATTGCACGCGGTGGTCGCAGGCACCGTGATTCAAGAGCCGATTGTGCGGATTCTCTTCCAAGGAGAAGTTGCTGCGGAGATTCCTGCCACTGCTCTGGCCGACAACACCCCCATCTATCACCGGGAACTGATGGCCGAGCCACCAGAGTACGCCCGCAAAGCTTGGGAATGGACGAGCGATCGCTTGCCGCCTTGCTCTGCCGCTGGCATTGAACTAGCAGGCAACAACAAAACCTGGAATGAGGTGCTGTTCCAACTGCTAGAAACTCCCACGATCGCCTCGAAGCGTTGGGTGTATCGCCAGTACGACCACCAAGTACAAAACAACACCGTCCTCATGCCCGGCGGCGCAGATGCAGCAGTAGTGCGGGTGCGTCCCATCAACAGTTCTCCCGCTCAAGCCAACACTGGAGTCGCCGCTACTGTAGATTGCAACCCCCGTTACGTGTACTTACATCCCTACGAAGGTGCCAAAGCCGCTGTCGCCGAAGCCGCCCGTAACCTCAGCTGCGTGGGAGCCGAACCCCTTGCTGTGACTGACAACCTCAACTTTGGTAGCCCCGAAAAACCCATCGGTTACTGGCAGCTAGCGGAAGCTTGCCGAGGTCTGGCCGAAGCCTGCGCTGAGTTCAAAACCCCCGTCACAGGCGGCAACGTCTCGCTCTACAATGAAACTCTAGACTCCGAAGGCAAACCCCAACCGATTTATCCTACCCCTGTCGTCGGGATGGTGGGCTTAGTTCCAGATCTCAACCGGATTTGTGGGCAAGGTTGGCAAGCCGCAGGCGATCGCATCTATTTATTAGGACTCCGCCTGGATAACCCTGATTCAGAAGCCATTACTCTCGGCGCATCAGAATATCTCGCCGCCATCCACAACACCGTGGCAGGCAAACCACCTGTAGTTGATTTCAACCTAGAACGTCAAGTCCAAGCCGTATGTCGCGAAGGCATTCGCCAAGGTTGGGTACGCTCCGCTCATGACTGTGCCGAAGGGGGTATCGCGATCGCCCTCGCCGAATCTTGCATCAGCGGCCAGAAAGGAGCCGAAATCACCCTAGATATTTCTGCCTCCGAACCTGCCTCCCTGCGCTGGGATCAGCTCCTATTCGGAGAAGGTGGCGCTAGAATTCTGGTCTCTGTAGCTCCAGACCAAGCCGCAAATTGGGAAACCTATTTACAAGAACACTTAGGAGAACACTGGCAAAATCTCGGTCAGGTGGGTAATCCGAACGCTGGTTTACGGATTTC
- a CDS encoding Uma2 family endonuclease: MSSSSVTSEQRVVLDKISWQKFENILAELGADRTTRFAYHRGRMEMMNPHEEHERYRKLIESLLLVLADETYLKLVGFSSALLQQPEVQCAIEPNACFYISHAPQMLGKTNLDLSHDPVPDLVLDITFTSSTLDKLPIYAALGIPEVWCYTSNSDPVPEQQLTIYQLQNQQYFVSETSLAFNFLPAARVLEFIEQSDSLGLVQSLQLLRAWVQERI, from the coding sequence ATGAGCAGCAGTTCAGTAACGTCTGAGCAACGGGTTGTATTAGACAAAATTAGCTGGCAAAAATTTGAGAATATATTAGCGGAGCTAGGCGCAGACCGTACCACTCGCTTTGCTTACCATCGGGGACGCATGGAAATGATGAACCCGCACGAGGAACATGAGCGCTACCGCAAACTGATTGAATCATTGCTGTTGGTTCTAGCCGATGAGACTTATCTAAAACTCGTGGGATTTAGTTCAGCTTTGTTGCAGCAACCTGAAGTGCAATGCGCGATCGAACCGAATGCTTGTTTCTATATTTCTCATGCGCCTCAGATGCTAGGCAAAACTAATCTGGACTTGTCCCATGATCCTGTTCCCGATTTGGTTTTAGATATTACCTTTACCAGTAGCACACTCGACAAACTACCTATTTATGCGGCTTTAGGCATTCCTGAAGTTTGGTGCTACACCAGCAACAGTGACCCAGTACCAGAGCAGCAACTCACAATTTATCAATTGCAAAATCAACAGTATTTCGTCAGTGAAACCAGCCTAGCTTTTAATTTTTTACCTGCGGCGAGAGTGTTGGAGTTTATCGAGCAAAGTGATTCTCTAGGCTTGGTTCAGTCCTTGCAATTGTTGCGGGCTTGGGTGCAAGAAAGAATTTAA
- a CDS encoding alpha/beta hydrolase, translating to MFPRFLPSTVRLLQDPTAIALAQQIQQQAIPTPLTVSPIATAYVQQGTEKTPILLLHGFDSSVLEFRSLMPYLACQQETWAVDLLGSGFTERVVNIPLNPSTIRTHLYSFWQTLIQRPVILVGASLGGAAAIDFTLAYPQCVEKLVLIDSVGFSGSFPLGQFLFSPFDLFAVEFWRQRKLLPLSFGTTFGGFTAADLEAIRCAGVHLEMPGWAEAIASFTKSGGYNLSAQQISQIHQPTLILWGDRDGMLGTADAEKFRGAIANSELVWIRDCGHVPHLEKPVITAEEILRFSQ from the coding sequence ATGTTTCCCCGCTTTCTGCCCTCTACTGTGCGATTGTTGCAAGACCCCACCGCGATCGCCTTAGCTCAGCAAATCCAACAACAAGCAATTCCTACGCCTTTAACTGTTTCGCCTATTGCAACTGCTTATGTTCAGCAAGGTACTGAGAAGACTCCTATTCTGTTGCTGCACGGCTTTGATAGCTCAGTATTAGAGTTTCGATCGCTCATGCCCTACTTAGCTTGCCAGCAAGAGACATGGGCAGTTGATCTATTGGGTTCAGGCTTTACCGAGCGAGTGGTAAATATCCCGCTTAATCCCAGCACGATTAGAACTCACCTCTACAGTTTTTGGCAGACTCTGATTCAGCGGCCTGTAATTTTAGTTGGGGCTTCTTTAGGTGGAGCAGCGGCGATCGACTTTACTCTGGCCTATCCCCAATGCGTTGAGAAGTTGGTGCTGATCGATAGTGTGGGCTTTAGCGGCTCTTTTCCGCTGGGTCAGTTTTTATTTTCTCCTTTCGATCTGTTTGCAGTCGAGTTTTGGCGACAACGTAAACTCCTACCGCTGAGTTTCGGCACTACCTTTGGCGGTTTCACTGCCGCAGATTTAGAGGCGATCCGTTGTGCAGGGGTGCATTTAGAAATGCCAGGATGGGCGGAAGCGATCGCCAGTTTCACTAAAAGCGGTGGCTACAATTTGTCGGCCCAGCAAATTTCCCAAATCCATCAACCGACACTGATTCTCTGGGGCGATCGTGATGGCATGCTAGGAACGGCTGATGCGGAGAAATTTAGAGGGGCGATCGCGAACAGCGAACTAGTTTGGATACGTGATTGCGGTCATGTGCCTCATCTAGAAAAGCCAGTCATCACTGCTGAAGAGATTTTGAGATTTAGTCAGTAA
- a CDS encoding outer membrane protein transport protein — translation MTLRIDGNGRRVCCSVLASGFALTEQSVPNLGNAGASGTVGAEDASVLFFNPAGLTRLPGNSVVGAGYAVFPTVRFQNQGSNSVLGTPLLGGEGGDAGVNKFLPNLYTSWSLSDRLKLGLGIAPPFGLATEYNEDWVGRYQALRSELITLNFSPTIAAKVTDQVSIGASVNVQYASAELSNAIDFGLIGRSAGLNTVPQQLDGRVEISGDDISVGYTIGAMYEPSAQTRVGLAYRSAVTHDLEGDADFEVPTAAQALTARGQFTDTKAAAEVKLPDSLSLGVYHELSPQWAVMSDVTWTNWSRYEGLQIEFANPVQPASVQPAEWKDTVRVGFGGEL, via the coding sequence GTGACCCTACGGATTGATGGCAACGGTCGTCGAGTCTGTTGCTCGGTTTTAGCTTCGGGATTCGCCTTAACCGAACAAAGCGTTCCTAATCTAGGCAATGCAGGAGCAAGTGGAACTGTAGGAGCTGAAGATGCTAGTGTGCTTTTCTTCAACCCCGCTGGGTTAACTCGTCTGCCAGGTAACTCTGTCGTCGGGGCGGGGTATGCAGTTTTTCCGACGGTGCGATTTCAAAACCAAGGCTCAAACTCAGTGCTTGGGACGCCATTGCTCGGTGGAGAAGGCGGCGATGCAGGGGTGAATAAGTTTTTGCCTAACTTGTATACGTCTTGGAGCTTGAGCGATCGCCTGAAGCTAGGACTGGGCATTGCACCACCCTTTGGTTTAGCGACAGAATACAACGAAGATTGGGTGGGCCGATATCAAGCGTTGCGATCGGAACTGATTACGCTCAACTTCAGCCCCACGATCGCTGCCAAGGTCACAGATCAGGTTTCGATTGGGGCAAGTGTCAATGTGCAGTATGCCTCCGCTGAGCTGTCCAACGCGATCGACTTTGGCTTGATTGGGCGATCGGCTGGGCTCAACACGGTACCGCAGCAACTCGATGGTCGCGTGGAGATCTCTGGGGATGACATCAGCGTGGGTTACACGATCGGAGCGATGTATGAACCCTCAGCCCAGACGCGAGTGGGCCTAGCTTATCGTTCTGCTGTGACTCATGACCTAGAAGGAGATGCTGATTTTGAGGTACCAACTGCGGCTCAAGCCCTAACCGCACGGGGACAGTTCACGGATACAAAGGCGGCGGCTGAGGTGAAGTTGCCAGATTCTCTATCACTGGGGGTTTACCACGAACTTAGCCCTCAATGGGCGGTCATGAGTGATGTGACTTGGACAAATTGGAGCCGCTATGAAGGGCTGCAAATTGAATTTGCTAATCCAGTTCAACCTGCTTCGGTTCAACCCGCAGAGTGGAAGGATACGGTGCGCGTAGGGTTTGGGGGTGAACTATAA
- a CDS encoding outer membrane protein transport protein: MNYKPNEDLTLRAGVAYDPSPVPEDQVTARIPDADRTWVAAGVSYQASDSVRLDLSYAHLFFGDREINQTVPGAGTLRGGIESDVDVISAQVNWSF; this comes from the coding sequence GTGAACTATAAACCAAATGAGGATCTCACTTTACGGGCAGGTGTGGCTTACGACCCCAGCCCCGTGCCTGAGGATCAAGTGACCGCTCGTATTCCCGATGCCGATCGCACCTGGGTTGCAGCAGGAGTGAGCTACCAAGCCTCAGATTCTGTACGGCTGGATCTTAGCTATGCTCATCTGTTCTTTGGCGATCGCGAGATTAACCAAACAGTGCCAGGTGCGGGCACACTCAGAGGTGGTATTGAAAGTGATGTAGATGTGATCTCAGCTCAAGTGAATTGGAGTTTCTAG
- a CDS encoding class I SAM-dependent methyltransferase, whose protein sequence is MQTDQVIETYNQSAADYDAIMQRYWHVDREPLIASLQLSPGQKVLDAAVGTGLNLSAYPAGIQVVGVDLSEQMIEQARQKSVKADITLKVMNLQDLEFPEDNFDAVASGFTLCVVADPVRALQEILRVTKPGALIAIVDYCKSRDPEVQKWQELIADTSSQVGFPTGKVKWNALMDYDQLIYHSNLAIEVLADDRIESPNPFSCGCQLLLRNAKG, encoded by the coding sequence ATGCAAACAGACCAGGTAATCGAAACCTACAACCAAAGCGCGGCTGATTATGATGCGATTATGCAGCGCTACTGGCATGTCGATCGCGAACCGCTCATTGCTTCCTTGCAGTTGAGTCCAGGCCAGAAAGTACTCGATGCCGCAGTTGGCACCGGGCTCAATCTCTCAGCTTATCCAGCGGGAATCCAGGTGGTTGGTGTAGATTTGTCCGAGCAGATGATAGAGCAAGCTCGGCAAAAGTCGGTCAAGGCGGACATCACCTTGAAAGTGATGAACCTGCAAGACCTGGAATTTCCTGAAGATAACTTTGATGCGGTTGCCTCTGGATTTACTCTTTGCGTTGTCGCCGATCCAGTCCGAGCATTGCAGGAGATTCTACGAGTCACGAAGCCTGGGGCTCTGATTGCGATTGTGGATTACTGCAAGTCACGCGATCCAGAAGTACAGAAATGGCAGGAGTTAATTGCTGATACCAGTTCTCAAGTGGGTTTCCCAACAGGCAAGGTTAAGTGGAACGCCTTGATGGACTACGACCAATTGATTTACCACAGCAATCTAGCGATCGAGGTTTTGGCAGACGATCGCATTGAAAGCCCAAACCCTTTTTCTTGTGGCTGTCAGTTGCTCCTGAGAAATGCCAAGGGCTAG
- a CDS encoding phosphoadenylyl-sulfate reductase, with product MAQLTEQTPTELNIPSLDTELSTQSPQKILERALSLYDNIAISFSGAEDVVLIDMAHRIKKDIKVFSLDTGRLHSETYQFIDRVRKHYGITIEMMYPDTAKVEALVTEKGLFSFYEDGHKECCGIRKVEPLRRKLGTLDAWITGQRKDQNPSTRATVPVIQVDTAFSSPERQLIKFNPLANWSSAEVWMYIRAFEIPYNPLHERGFISIGCEPCTRAVLPNQHEREGRWWWEDATKKECGLHAVNPTQG from the coding sequence ATGGCGCAGTTGACCGAGCAGACCCCGACTGAACTAAATATTCCTAGCCTCGACACAGAGCTTTCGACTCAAAGCCCACAAAAAATTCTTGAACGCGCCTTGAGCTTATACGACAACATTGCCATTTCTTTTAGTGGCGCAGAAGATGTTGTCCTGATCGACATGGCGCACAGAATCAAGAAAGACATCAAAGTTTTTAGCCTGGATACAGGTCGTCTGCACTCTGAAACCTACCAGTTTATCGATCGCGTCAGAAAGCATTACGGCATCACCATTGAGATGATGTATCCCGACACTGCCAAAGTAGAAGCTTTAGTCACAGAAAAAGGTCTCTTCAGCTTCTATGAAGATGGTCACAAAGAATGCTGTGGTATTCGCAAGGTTGAGCCTCTGCGTCGGAAACTGGGTACCTTGGATGCCTGGATCACCGGACAGCGTAAAGACCAAAACCCCTCCACTCGCGCCACTGTGCCCGTGATTCAAGTGGATACCGCTTTCTCCAGCCCAGAGCGCCAGTTGATTAAATTCAACCCCTTGGCAAACTGGTCATCGGCAGAGGTCTGGATGTACATCCGGGCCTTTGAGATCCCCTACAATCCTCTGCATGAGCGCGGCTTTATCAGCATCGGTTGTGAGCCTTGCACTCGCGCCGTTCTACCTAACCAGCATGAGCGGGAAGGCCGTTGGTGGTGGGAAGATGCAACGAAGAAAGAGTGCGGACTACATGCCGTCAACCCCACCCAAGGTTGA